The genomic DNA ACTACTAAACTTACCAATATTCAAAAGTTCATGAGGTAACTTTCCTTGCACAGTGGCAGCAATGCTATCCAAACGGAATCCTAGTTTATCAACTTTTTTGTAATCAGGAGAAGTCTCTCTCTCTATTTCATGAATAAGACTTCGGCAATCTCTTAAATCAAATGTAATCATACGTGTTCTTTTTTTACATGGCATTCATTTTTGCACCATTACTAACTTATTTCTTTTTACTAAAACAAAAAAACAAGAAACAAACGAATCTTAAAATCAAAATGATCAAAAAAAAGAGCTGTAAGGTGCTGTAACAAAGCTACTAAAAATAAGATTAAAATTATTTTCATATTTTTTATAAAAAAAAGAAACCTAAAACCAAAAACCCTGATTATTAACATGTTGAATTTTAAGCTACGTAAAAACACCGAGCCAAAACCTAGTAAAATTACGTAGCTTTTTTTTTATAAATCAAGTAGAAAACAGTAGAAAAAACACCTAAAAAAACAATCTTTTGCGTAAAAAAAACAGTAGAATTTTGTTTTCAAAAAGAGTACATTCAAAATTGATGCCTAGCACTATGCCAAAAAAATTTATTTTGTAAAAACGAGGCTTCTTTCACCTAACTTAAAAACAGCATGATTTTTATGCTCAATAACACCATTACTGTATCCTTATTTCTTGGTGTATTCACAAGTTATTGAGCAATTTTATTATTTTTATTAAAACATGGAATAGCCGGCCTATCTATTCTTTATTCGTATATTTCAACAAGGAGTTTTTTACCCTTATAAGAAGCTTACTTTCTCTTTTTTCTTAGAGGAAAAATAAAGCCCCATTTGCCTAAAGCATTATTATTTTACTTACCCCCTTCTTTTATTATAAAAACAGCGCCATTTTACTAGTAAATTATGGCGCTTTTTTTTGAAATAACTGTATGCAGGTAGCAATTCCCATTACCAAAACGCAACCTAACAAATTTAGCCACAAATAAGGCAACCAATCAACATACCAAACCAATACAATAAGTATTTGAGTAATGATTGCGGCTATAAATACGGCATTTCCTTTGACAAATTTCACAAAAAAAGCAAGTAAAAAAATTCCCAATACATTTCCATAAAAAATAGAACCTATAATATTTACTAACTGAATTAAGTTGTCAAATAAATTAGCTACACAAGCTACTAAAATTGCCAAAATTCCCCAACCTAATGTAAACCATTTTGACGCTTTCACATAATGCTCTTCACTCCTATTAGCCGCTACATTTCTTTTATACAAGTCAATAGCCGTAGTACTTGCAAGGGCATTTAGCTCAGAAGCGGTAGATGACATTGCTGCAGATAAAATTACCGCTAGTAAAAGACCTATTAAACCTCTAGGCAAATTGTTTAATATAAAATGAATAAACACATAGTCTTTATCATTTGTTTCTACAGAAGCATCTGCCTTTTTTATGATTTCTTTTGCCGCATCTTTAACTTCAGCATCTTGTTCATTTAAAGCTTTTATACTAACCAATTCATTGGTTTGTATTCCATTAAGCAGTAACTCTTTTTTACGTTGCTCTATTTCTTGATGCGTTTCTTGAAGTTGTTTATAGGTTGTTGCATACGCTGATGAATAGACCGCCTCATTAGCTTTCGGATTAAAATTCAATGGCGAAGGGTTGAATTGGTAAAATACAAATACCATTACCCCTACTAATAAAATAAAAAACTGCATTGGCACTTTTAGCAATCCATTAAAAATCAACCCCAATTGACTTTCTCTAGCTGATTTTCCTGATAAATATCGTTGTACTTGGCTTTGATCTGTACCAAAATAAGAAAGCATTAAAAAAGTTCCTCCAATTAACCCTGTCCAAACAGTATAACGATTGCTAAAATCAAATGAAAAATCCAATACATTCATTTTTCCACTTGCTCCTGCAATTTCCAACGCTTTTACAAATGTAATCTCTTTAGGTAGGTATTGCATTACCAAATAAAAAGCAATTAACATTCCTAAAAAAATAATAATCATTTGTTGCTTTTGCGTAACATTTACCGCTTTTGTACCTCCTGAAACTGTATAAATAATTACTAAAACTCCAATAATGATGTTTAAGCTTATCAAATTCCAACCCAATACTGCTGATAAAATTATTGCAGGAGCAAAAATGGTAATTCCTGCTGCCAAACCGCGCTGCACTAAAAACAAGAACGCTGCTAGGGTACGAGTTTTTAAGTCAAATCTGTTTTCTAAAAATTCGTAGGCTGTATATACTTTTAATTGGTGATAAATAGGTATGAACACCATACAAATAACAACCATGGCAATTGGCAGCCCGAAATAAAATTGTACAAACCCCATTCCACTATGAAATGCCTGTCCTGGGGTTGATAAAAAAGTAATTGCACTTGCTTGAGTGGCCATTACCGATAGCCCTATGGTCCACCATTTAGTATCATTCCCACCTCTTATATAATCGTCAACACTTGCATTTTTTCGAGTTACATAAGTTCCGTATCCTACAATAAATACTAGTGTAATAGATAAAACGATCCAATCTAATAATTCCATTTCTAGAAATTTTATAAGGTGAAATAATTTGTAATTACATAAAATAATAATATGTACACTACATTAGCTATTAAAACGGCTGTATATTCTTTTTTCCAAATATATTTTTGTCCACTCATAGTATTAGTACACTATCTTTTTTTATAAAAATCGTCTGTCAAAGCTGTTTTACTCAATGTTATTTCTTCAAAAACAGTAGGCTCCTTTGCTGGTTCTAATGGAGCTCCATTTTCATCTCTTTTATACCATGTCATTGACTTCGGTAACAATACTCCGTCCACTTCTGTCCATGCTCCATATTTTATCAACTTTACAGTATCACTTGCTTTTTTGCTAAAAAATGTAACGGTGTATCCCAACCATTCCATTTGATAAGTCTTAGGATTGTAATATAAGTAATAATTATCTTCAGGAGAAACTCCTACTCCACTATTGTATGAAATTTTAATTCCAGGATAGCTAACTCCTTCAAAAGTAATCGGTGCAGCTTCTTCATATACAATACCATCATCCGCTAAAATAAACGGCATTGCGTAAAAGTAAAAATACAAATTGTAATAAAAATCTGCATTTCCCTTAAAAGAAGCAGTATCTTTTTGCTGTACCCACGGCTTTTTTCCATCAAAACCAATTGTATAATCAGTTCCCGCTATCAATGCTTTTCTACTATATAAATCAGTAGTATGCTCCTCATCTCCTTTTCTAAAAGACAGTACTTTTTTTTGTTTCCAAGTTGCTAACCCACCATGTTTTTTAAATACTTTTACTAAAGCCTCTGGATACCCTTTATAAACATTAGCTTCTGTTGCTTGTTGCTCCTTTTTTGCTGTTGCTTTTTCTTTTTTAGCACAAGATGCAAAGCCTATCATAGCTACTATTATAAATACAGTTATTTTTTTCATTGTATGATTATTATGTTTTATTAAACACTCGGTCGGAATTCAATAATAAACTTACAATGAAAACTAACAAATAATGCAGTCATTTAAACTTTTTGCTTGGAAGCTAAAATTAGGGGAAAAGTGAAACCAATTTGTAGGCATCAGAAAAAGTTTAAATGACTGTAATTTTAATTTATCAATTGATAACTATAAAAATAAAAGTCTTTTCTTCTTTAAAAATAGTTTCAAATTACTACGATTATAAAACGAGCTTTTAAAATAACCAAACAATACTAATCATCATGTTTTGAATGCGCTGAATACGTCCTCCATTTTTCCAAACAAGTAGTAATATCGTCTGGTACTTCTGAATCAAATTGTAAAAACTTACCTGTTACCGGATGCGTAAACCCTAATGTTTTTGCATGCAGGGCTTGCCTTGGCAATGTTTTAAAGCAATTTTGAACAAACTGCTTGTATTTTGTAAAAGTAGTTCCTTTTAAAATTTCATGCCCTCCATAACGTTCATCGTTAAAAAGTGTATGCCCAATATGCTTAAAATGTGTTCTTATTTGATGAGTTCTACCTGTTTCTAATTTACATTGTACTAAGGTAACATAAGTCAATCGTTCTAATACTTTAAAATGTGTAACAGCATGCTTTCCATAATCTCCTTCAGGAAAAACATCCATTTGCAAACGATTTTTAAAACTTCGCCCAATATTTCCTTCAATGCGTCCTTCGTCTTCTTCAATATTCCCCCAAACAAGCGCATAATATAAGCGTTCAGTAGTACGATCAAAGAATTGCTTTGATAAATGTGCCATGGCAAATTCTGTTTTAGCAACTACTAATAACCCACTGGTATCTTTGTCTATTCTATGTACTAAGCCGGGGCGCTCATTACTATTACTTGGTAAATTTTCTATATGATGAATAAGCCCGTTAACCAAAGTACCTGAATAATTTCCATGCCCAGGGTGCACTACCATTCCTGCTGGCTTATTTACCACAATTACAGCATCGTCTTCATATACGATATTCAAAGGAATGTTTTCTGCCACTAATAAATTTTCTGGAGGCGGATACGAAAGTACTACGCGTACTACATCATTTGGCTTTACCTTATAATTTGACTTTACAACAACATCATTTACTAATATGTTTCCTGCTTTTGCTGCTTGCTGAATTTTATTTCTGGTTGCATTTTCTATAAAATTCATTAAAAATTTATCGACTCTTAAAGGCACCTGCCCTTCACTAGCAGTAAATCTATAATGCTCATATAAATCATCATTTTCTATTTCTTTATTCGTATCTTCCTGCATAAAATTCTGCTTACTCTTTTATCAAATTATTGTAAGATATGATATCGTGGTTAATGATTTCCATCACCTAATATCAAATCTATTGTACTATTTTTGGGTAGTTTTCCTCCTATTTTTAATTCTTTTCCTTTATATTTTAGCCCTCTTACAACATCTTTTCCTATATCTTTTACATAGCTATAGTTGGTACCTACTAAAAAACCTATAGAGCGTAAATGCGTAGTGGCTTGCCTTTTGGTACGTCCATTTAAATCTGGGATTTCAATATCTCTGTACTTTGACGGATTTAAGGTGATGTATATTTTACGTTTTTCTTTTACCAAATCTCCTACCTCTGGATTCTGTTCTATTACCGATTTTGCTGGGTAAGCAGGATTATAGCTTGCGGAATCAAGTACTATAAAATCTAATGTAAGCTCTGCTAATTTTTGTTGTACTTCTTTTAAGGACATTTTGTGCAAGTCAGGCACCTGTATTTTTTGGTTGTGATTGGTTGTATTTCCTAACCACCACTGTAATCCGAAAACAAATAACAATAGTCCTACAAATGCAATGACTAATTGTTTTAAAAATAATTTACTTTTTATAAACTGTATAAAACTCATAGTTGTTTTTTTTAGCTGCACAAATATATAAAAACTAAACGTTGGTCTTTCAACTTATATTTTGATAAATTTGCTATTACCAAATTTTAATCATGAAAAAAACTATTGCCATTGTCACGGGAGGGTATTCTTCGGAAGTAGAAATATCTTTAAAAAGCGGAAATGTTGTTTACCATCACTTAAATAAAGAGCTATATACTCCTTATAGGGTGCTTATTTTTACTGAAAAATGGGTTGCTTTAGATGACCAAGGAAATGAGTATGCTATTGATAAAAATGATTTTTCTTTTAGTCTTGGCAATCAAAAAATAATATTTGATTGCGTGTTTAATGCTATTCATGGAGCACCTGGTGAAAATGGAGCCCTTCTTGCTTATTTTGATTTGATAGGAATGAAACATACTTCAGCTCCTTTTTACCAAATGGCATTAACCTTTAACAAAAGAGATTGCCTAAGTGCTGTAAAACAATACGGTATTCCTACTGCTACTGCTGTTTACCTTAATAAAGGAGAAGCTATTAATATTACTAAAATTATAGACAAAGTAGGGCTTCCTTGTTTTGTAAAACCTAATAATGCTGGGTCAAGCTTTGGAATTTCTAAGGTACATAAAGCAGCAGAAATGCTTCCTGCTATAGAAAAGGCTTTTCAAGAGGATCGTGAAATTTTGATAGAGTCTTTTTTGGATGGCAAGGAAGTTTCTGTCGGTGTTATTCAATACGAAGGAGCTACAAAAGTACTCCCTATTACTGAAATCATATCTGAAAATGATTTTTTTGATTATGAGGCTAAGTATGAAGGAAAATCCAAAGAAATTACACCTGCTCAATTAACTCAAGAAACTACTCAAAAAGTGCAAGAAATTGCTAAAAAGGTATATACTGCTTTAAATATGCGTGGGTTTTCTCGTTCTGAATATATTTTGGTTGACGGAGTTCCTCATTTTTTAGAAATGAATACAGTGCCTGGAATGACCGAAGAAAGTATTTTACCACAACAAGCAAAAGCTGCCAATATTAGTTTAGCTGATTTATTTGGAAATGCTATTGAAACTTCCTAAGTATTTCAATATATACAGTAATTTATTTACTTTTATATCATAATCCTTTTCTTCTTTTTTTTGAAGAATATTAAACGAGACTAACAGACATGAAAAAAGCAGTTTTCCCAGGTTCTTTTGATCCTATTACATTAGGGCATATAGACATTATTAAGAGAGCAATACCTCTATTTGATTCCATTGTAATTGCGATTGGTGTAAATACCGATAAAAAATATATGTTTTCTATTGAAGAGCGCAAAGCTTTTATTGAAAATGCCTTTGCTGAAGAACAAAAGATAACGGTTGAAACGTACCAAGGGTTAACCGTTGACTTTTGTAAAAAAATGAATGCTGATTTTATTTTGCGCGGGCTTCGAAATCCTGCCGATTTTGAATTTGAAAAGGCCATTGCACAAACTAATCGTAAGTTATCAGGAATAGAAACGGTGTTTTTATTAACGAGTGCTGAAACTTCTTTTATCAGTTCTTCTATTGTTAGAGATGTTATGCGTAATGGTGGAGATGCGTCTCTTTTAATTCCCGATGCTGTTTCTAATCGTCAATAAACAATACGATTCTTTTTATAAAAACTTAAATTATTAAAGCTCAAATTCCACCTATAGGATTTGGGCTTTTTTTTGATTTTTTAGCGAAAAAAAACGACGCA from Tenacibaculum maritimum NCIMB 2154 includes the following:
- a CDS encoding PASTA domain-containing protein; translation: MSFIQFIKSKLFLKQLVIAFVGLLLFVFGLQWWLGNTTNHNQKIQVPDLHKMSLKEVQQKLAELTLDFIVLDSASYNPAYPAKSVIEQNPEVGDLVKEKRKIYITLNPSKYRDIEIPDLNGRTKRQATTHLRSIGFLVGTNYSYVKDIGKDVVRGLKYKGKELKIGGKLPKNSTIDLILGDGNH
- a CDS encoding sodium:solute symporter; translated protein: MELLDWIVLSITLVFIVGYGTYVTRKNASVDDYIRGGNDTKWWTIGLSVMATQASAITFLSTPGQAFHSGMGFVQFYFGLPIAMVVICMVFIPIYHQLKVYTAYEFLENRFDLKTRTLAAFLFLVQRGLAAGITIFAPAIILSAVLGWNLISLNIIIGVLVIIYTVSGGTKAVNVTQKQQMIIIFLGMLIAFYLVMQYLPKEITFVKALEIAGASGKMNVLDFSFDFSNRYTVWTGLIGGTFLMLSYFGTDQSQVQRYLSGKSARESQLGLIFNGLLKVPMQFFILLVGVMVFVFYQFNPSPLNFNPKANEAVYSSAYATTYKQLQETHQEIEQRKKELLLNGIQTNELVSIKALNEQDAEVKDAAKEIIKKADASVETNDKDYVFIHFILNNLPRGLIGLLLAVILSAAMSSTASELNALASTTAIDLYKRNVAANRSEEHYVKASKWFTLGWGILAILVACVANLFDNLIQLVNIIGSIFYGNVLGIFLLAFFVKFVKGNAVFIAAIITQILIVLVWYVDWLPYLWLNLLGCVLVMGIATCIQLFQKKAP
- the coaD gene encoding pantetheine-phosphate adenylyltransferase, which codes for MKKAVFPGSFDPITLGHIDIIKRAIPLFDSIVIAIGVNTDKKYMFSIEERKAFIENAFAEEQKITVETYQGLTVDFCKKMNADFILRGLRNPADFEFEKAIAQTNRKLSGIETVFLLTSAETSFISSSIVRDVMRNGGDASLLIPDAVSNRQ
- a CDS encoding D-alanine--D-alanine ligase, which codes for MKKTIAIVTGGYSSEVEISLKSGNVVYHHLNKELYTPYRVLIFTEKWVALDDQGNEYAIDKNDFSFSLGNQKIIFDCVFNAIHGAPGENGALLAYFDLIGMKHTSAPFYQMALTFNKRDCLSAVKQYGIPTATAVYLNKGEAINITKIIDKVGLPCFVKPNNAGSSFGISKVHKAAEMLPAIEKAFQEDREILIESFLDGKEVSVGVIQYEGATKVLPITEIISENDFFDYEAKYEGKSKEITPAQLTQETTQKVQEIAKKVYTALNMRGFSRSEYILVDGVPHFLEMNTVPGMTEESILPQQAKAANISLADLFGNAIETS
- a CDS encoding DUF6503 family protein, encoding MKKITVFIIVAMIGFASCAKKEKATAKKEQQATEANVYKGYPEALVKVFKKHGGLATWKQKKVLSFRKGDEEHTTDLYSRKALIAGTDYTIGFDGKKPWVQQKDTASFKGNADFYYNLYFYFYAMPFILADDGIVYEEAAPITFEGVSYPGIKISYNSGVGVSPEDNYYLYYNPKTYQMEWLGYTVTFFSKKASDTVKLIKYGAWTEVDGVLLPKSMTWYKRDENGAPLEPAKEPTVFEEITLSKTALTDDFYKKR
- a CDS encoding RluA family pseudouridine synthase, giving the protein MQEDTNKEIENDDLYEHYRFTASEGQVPLRVDKFLMNFIENATRNKIQQAAKAGNILVNDVVVKSNYKVKPNDVVRVVLSYPPPENLLVAENIPLNIVYEDDAVIVVNKPAGMVVHPGHGNYSGTLVNGLIHHIENLPSNSNERPGLVHRIDKDTSGLLVVAKTEFAMAHLSKQFFDRTTERLYYALVWGNIEEDEGRIEGNIGRSFKNRLQMDVFPEGDYGKHAVTHFKVLERLTYVTLVQCKLETGRTHQIRTHFKHIGHTLFNDERYGGHEILKGTTFTKYKQFVQNCFKTLPRQALHAKTLGFTHPVTGKFLQFDSEVPDDITTCLEKWRTYSAHSKHDD